A genomic region of Microbacterium schleiferi contains the following coding sequences:
- a CDS encoding DUF3027 domain-containing protein: MNSTPDPALLAAHDLALAALHEITPVATVGSAAGYTVEADGVVSLRFETTLRGYPGWFWTVSVARVGEDQPTVLEVELLPGEEALLAPEWVPWAVRLADYQAAQAALAAEAASGDEDDDSDAGVDDASDAGDEDDDLDDVDDLDVDDFDEDGSRLLHSGDVDGVDIDELDDDANDDDDTDADDDDTDDDDTDAEDLDGEEDADDAEDVDDESDDPESNDPVED; the protein is encoded by the coding sequence ATGAACTCGACGCCTGATCCGGCACTGCTGGCCGCGCACGATCTTGCTCTGGCGGCGCTGCATGAGATCACTCCCGTAGCGACCGTCGGGTCGGCTGCCGGTTACACCGTCGAGGCGGATGGCGTCGTCTCGCTCCGTTTCGAGACCACGCTGCGCGGCTACCCCGGGTGGTTCTGGACCGTCAGCGTCGCGCGGGTCGGTGAAGACCAACCGACCGTGCTGGAAGTGGAGCTCCTGCCGGGGGAGGAAGCGCTGCTGGCGCCCGAGTGGGTGCCGTGGGCGGTGCGTCTGGCCGACTATCAGGCTGCGCAGGCCGCGCTGGCAGCGGAGGCGGCATCCGGTGATGAGGATGACGACTCCGACGCGGGTGTCGACGACGCGAGCGACGCCGGTGATGAGGACGACGACCTCGATGACGTGGACGATCTCGATGTCGACGATTTCGACGAGGACGGGTCGCGGCTCTTGCACAGCGGCGACGTCGACGGTGTCGACATCGATGAACTCGACGACGACGCGAACGACGACGATGACACCGACGCGGACGACGACGACACTGACGACGACGACACTGACGCCGAGGACCTAGACGGCGAAGAGGATGCTGACGACGCCGAGGATGTCGACGATGAGTCGGACGATCCCGAGTCGAACGATCCCGTCGAGGACTAG
- a CDS encoding M23 family metallopeptidase, whose product MAEDNDSTAVDAEAAATRKTSRLARIRRGAVDKAARAASVARPAARTPKASPRGPVRNIATLAIVGGLVATVALPAYGAFQPTEESKTLQQVAEGDAQSLVVASDAATTELNRDSYSATTPEEIEKKKAEEAAAAAARAAASLASSGGGSSSVNINMVAPGSGAVRWPVASFHSDWAINGFRTPTRPNHNGLDMLNSGGTPIFAAADGVVRVAQDGLGGYGNAVVIDSVIGGQVVTTLYAHMIWGSRTVSAGQTVSAGQMIGLMGQTGSATTTHLHFEVRVGGALVDPMAWLQANAG is encoded by the coding sequence TTGGCTGAAGACAACGACTCGACCGCGGTGGATGCCGAGGCCGCGGCGACCAGAAAGACCTCGCGTCTTGCTCGCATCCGTCGCGGTGCAGTGGATAAGGCCGCACGCGCGGCATCCGTCGCCCGACCCGCCGCTCGCACCCCCAAGGCGAGCCCCCGCGGTCCTGTGCGCAACATCGCAACCCTCGCGATCGTCGGCGGCCTCGTGGCTACGGTTGCCCTTCCGGCCTACGGTGCTTTCCAGCCGACCGAGGAATCGAAGACCCTGCAGCAGGTCGCCGAAGGCGATGCGCAGTCACTCGTCGTCGCATCCGATGCTGCGACGACCGAACTCAACCGTGACAGCTACTCGGCCACCACGCCCGAAGAGATCGAGAAGAAGAAGGCCGAAGAGGCTGCAGCGGCAGCCGCTCGTGCCGCGGCATCGCTCGCCTCCAGTGGCGGCGGGTCATCGTCGGTCAACATCAACATGGTGGCTCCGGGCTCCGGCGCTGTTCGTTGGCCGGTCGCCAGCTTCCACAGTGACTGGGCGATCAACGGATTCCGCACTCCCACGCGTCCGAACCACAACGGGCTCGACATGCTCAACTCGGGTGGCACGCCGATCTTCGCGGCAGCCGACGGTGTCGTGCGCGTCGCGCAGGATGGCCTCGGCGGCTACGGCAACGCCGTCGTGATCGACTCGGTCATCGGTGGCCAGGTCGTCACCACCCTCTATGCGCACATGATCTGGGGAAGCCGCACCGTCAGCGCGGGTCAAACCGTCTCGGCCGGCCAGATGATCGGCCTCATGGGCCAGACCGGATCGGCCACGACCACGCACCTGCACTTCGAGGTGCGCGTCGGCGGGGCGCTCGTCGACCCGATGGCCTGGCTGCAGGCCAACGCCGGCTGA
- a CDS encoding MarR family winged helix-turn-helix transcriptional regulator: protein MDAASDRVAQIQTEWRRERPDIDPSPQGVIGRLHRIGRLLDQRLDEVYARFDLSSAEFDILASLRRAGAPYQRRAGELAGHTMVTSGGLTKRVDRLISRGLVERRPEASDARGRLIGLTDAGLAVIDEAFTAHMAGEHRIIDELGPDAEMLEPLLRRWLDILESPLPERQAASAR from the coding sequence ATGGATGCCGCATCCGACCGCGTCGCACAGATCCAGACCGAGTGGCGGCGCGAACGCCCCGACATCGACCCCTCCCCGCAGGGCGTCATCGGCCGCCTCCACCGCATCGGACGACTCCTGGACCAGCGCCTCGACGAGGTCTATGCCCGCTTCGACCTCAGTTCCGCGGAGTTCGACATCCTGGCATCCCTGCGTAGAGCCGGAGCCCCCTATCAGCGCCGCGCGGGCGAGCTCGCCGGCCACACCATGGTCACCAGCGGCGGCCTCACCAAGCGCGTCGATCGGCTGATCTCGCGCGGGCTCGTGGAGCGGCGCCCCGAGGCCTCCGATGCCCGCGGCAGACTCATCGGGCTCACGGATGCCGGGCTCGCCGTCATCGACGAGGCCTTCACAGCGCACATGGCCGGCGAGCATCGCATTATCGACGAGCTCGGGCCGGATGCCGAGATGCTCGAGCCGCTCCTGCGCCGGTGGCTCGACATCCTCGAGTCACCACTCCCGGAGCGTCAGGCCGCCAGCGCCAGGTAG
- a CDS encoding multidrug ABC transporter ATPase — protein sequence MSTRSPGGDLPVRTVDRVLASMSLGLLALSVISFFAILIGSASHADFSVGLWPAVGIIVYVAPILAFAMLLTVLIMTFVRRARANRSE from the coding sequence ATGAGCACGCGAAGCCCTGGCGGCGACCTCCCGGTTCGCACAGTCGACCGTGTGCTCGCGTCGATGTCTCTCGGGCTGCTGGCGCTCTCGGTCATCTCGTTCTTCGCGATTCTCATCGGCTCCGCGTCGCACGCCGACTTCAGCGTGGGCCTGTGGCCCGCCGTCGGCATCATCGTCTATGTCGCCCCGATCCTCGCGTTCGCGATGTTGCTGACGGTGCTGATCATGACCTTCGTGCGAAGGGCCCGGGCGAACCGGAGCGAGTAA
- a CDS encoding HNH endonuclease, which translates to MRTLVLNAGYEPLAVVSFKRALVLVMNEKATVIEHIPEDPVWGTGGSYDRPAVILLTRYVRVPGGRTIPVTRRGVLRRDAHRCGYCGRSASTIDHILPRSRGGADSWENLVACCLKCNNLKSDRTPQEMGWELRLTPGAPRGAQWTVRGTDRTDPSWEPYLALAA; encoded by the coding sequence ATGCGCACTCTGGTGTTGAACGCGGGCTACGAACCGCTGGCCGTCGTGTCGTTCAAGCGAGCCCTCGTGCTCGTGATGAACGAGAAGGCCACCGTCATCGAGCACATTCCCGAGGATCCGGTCTGGGGAACCGGCGGGTCCTACGATCGCCCCGCCGTGATCCTGCTCACGCGCTACGTACGCGTGCCGGGCGGTCGCACGATCCCGGTCACCCGCCGCGGCGTGCTGCGGCGGGATGCCCATCGCTGCGGGTACTGCGGCAGATCGGCATCCACGATCGACCACATCCTGCCCCGCTCGCGCGGCGGCGCCGACTCGTGGGAGAACCTCGTGGCGTGCTGCCTGAAGTGCAACAACCTCAAGAGTGACCGCACGCCGCAAGAGATGGGGTGGGAGCTGCGCCTCACGCCGGGAGCGCCCCGGGGAGCGCAGTGGACCGTGCGCGGGACCGACCGGACGGATCCGTCCTGGGAGCCCTACCTGGCGCTGGCGGCCTGA
- a CDS encoding MerR family transcriptional regulator: MAETSTLMTIGRFSSLTRLSVRMLRHYDTHGVLVPAVVDAATGYRRYAPHQLVDAAAVRNLRDVGFGVSAIGALLDARGTPAWTRALQLQHAELQHEVRQAQERVSLITRLLEHGDTLMTITVTHTTLPAMTVATLRGTVPTYSDEGRLWAQLMPILAERSINPIGPCGVIEHDDQYVESDVDLSIFVPVVPGTQIDSPVEVIDLPARDCLVARVNGPYDQISQAHDLINARLAADGLSPRSDGTIAAHAFNRYLSTPDEVAEADLVTDVCLPLA, translated from the coding sequence ATGGCCGAGACCTCGACACTCATGACGATCGGTCGGTTCAGCTCGCTGACCCGACTGTCGGTCCGGATGCTCCGTCACTACGACACCCACGGCGTGCTCGTTCCCGCCGTGGTCGATGCCGCAACGGGATACCGGCGCTACGCCCCCCATCAGTTGGTGGACGCCGCCGCTGTCCGGAACCTCCGCGACGTCGGTTTCGGCGTCTCCGCCATCGGCGCCCTCCTCGACGCTCGCGGAACCCCGGCCTGGACCCGCGCTCTGCAGTTGCAGCACGCGGAGTTGCAGCACGAGGTCCGTCAGGCGCAGGAACGAGTGTCGCTCATCACCCGCCTTCTCGAACACGGAGACACCCTCATGACCATCACCGTTACGCACACCACCCTGCCCGCCATGACCGTCGCAACCCTCCGCGGCACGGTCCCGACCTATTCCGACGAGGGACGCCTCTGGGCGCAATTGATGCCAATCCTGGCCGAGCGCTCGATCAACCCGATCGGTCCCTGCGGCGTGATCGAACACGACGACCAGTACGTCGAGTCGGATGTCGACCTGTCGATCTTCGTCCCGGTTGTACCCGGCACCCAGATCGATTCGCCGGTCGAGGTCATCGACCTGCCCGCTCGCGACTGCCTCGTCGCGCGGGTGAACGGCCCCTACGATCAGATCAGCCAGGCTCACGACCTCATCAACGCCCGGCTGGCGGCGGACGGGCTGAGCCCCCGGTCCGACGGCACGATCGCCGCGCACGCGTTCAACCGTTACCTGAGTACGCCCGATGAGGTCGCCGAGGCGGACCTCGTGACTGATGTGTGCCTGCCGCTAGCCTGA
- the serC gene encoding phosphoserine transaminase gives MVELPRELLPIDGRFGCGPSKVRGAQLEALVTRGAALLGTSHRQAPIKNLVGSTREGLAELLRTPEGYEVILGNGGSTAFWDAAAFGLIERRSQHLTFGEFGSKFAAAAKAPWLEAPDVRASAPGTGGVPQPIEGVDVYAWPHNETSTGVSAPVTRVAGDAGALTVIDATSAAGGIDFDAAQADVYYFAPQKNLGSDGGLWYALVSPAAIERIERIAASDRYIPEFLSLKNAIDNSRLNQTLNTPAVATLLMLDEQVRWILDNGGLSWAGAKTAATSAALYAWAEATAYTTPFVANPADRSPVVVTIDFDDSVDAAAIAKSLRANGIVDTEPYRKLGRNQLRIATFVSIDEDDVRRLIGAIEYTAERL, from the coding sequence ATGGTCGAGTTGCCCCGAGAACTTCTTCCCATCGACGGCCGGTTCGGCTGCGGACCCTCGAAAGTGCGTGGCGCTCAGCTCGAGGCTCTCGTCACGCGCGGAGCCGCACTGCTGGGTACCTCGCATCGTCAGGCACCGATCAAGAACCTCGTCGGCAGCACCCGCGAAGGTCTCGCCGAGCTGCTGCGCACCCCGGAAGGTTACGAGGTCATCCTCGGTAACGGCGGCTCGACGGCGTTCTGGGATGCCGCAGCTTTCGGCCTCATCGAGCGCCGCAGCCAGCACCTGACCTTCGGCGAGTTCGGTTCGAAGTTTGCCGCGGCGGCGAAGGCTCCGTGGCTCGAGGCGCCGGATGTCCGCGCGAGCGCGCCCGGTACCGGCGGCGTCCCGCAGCCGATCGAGGGCGTGGATGTCTACGCCTGGCCGCACAACGAGACCTCGACGGGCGTGTCTGCTCCGGTCACGCGCGTGGCAGGCGATGCCGGGGCGCTGACGGTGATCGATGCCACGAGCGCCGCCGGCGGCATCGACTTCGACGCTGCCCAGGCCGACGTCTACTACTTCGCTCCCCAGAAGAACCTCGGATCCGACGGCGGGCTCTGGTACGCCCTCGTCTCGCCCGCCGCGATCGAGCGGATCGAGCGGATCGCCGCATCCGACCGGTACATCCCCGAGTTCCTGAGCCTGAAGAACGCGATCGACAACTCGCGACTGAACCAGACCCTCAACACGCCGGCCGTGGCGACGCTCCTCATGCTCGATGAGCAGGTGCGTTGGATCCTCGACAACGGCGGACTCTCCTGGGCAGGCGCCAAGACCGCTGCCACGTCGGCGGCCCTGTACGCCTGGGCAGAAGCAACGGCCTACACAACCCCGTTCGTCGCGAACCCCGCAGACCGCTCGCCGGTCGTCGTGACGATCGACTTCGACGACAGCGTGGATGCCGCAGCCATCGCCAAGAGCCTGCGAGCCAACGGCATCGTCGACACCGAGCCCTATCGCAAGCTCGGGCGGAACCAGTTGCGCATCGCGACGTTCGTCTCGATCGACGAGGACGACGTGCGCCGACTCATCGGGGCGATCGAGTACACCGCCGAGCGGCTCTAG
- a CDS encoding WXG100 family type VII secretion target, giving the protein MAIYSVDSDAVLAATAGVRATADRVRAETHAMLAQLTGLQSQWTGAASVAFSGVIDQWRAANVQVEEALSAIGVALETAGHQYAEAEQMTLGLFR; this is encoded by the coding sequence TTGGCCATCTATTCCGTAGACAGCGATGCAGTTCTGGCCGCAACTGCCGGTGTGCGGGCTACCGCCGACCGCGTCCGCGCCGAGACGCACGCGATGCTCGCACAGCTCACGGGTCTGCAATCGCAGTGGACCGGCGCGGCATCCGTTGCCTTCTCCGGCGTGATCGACCAGTGGCGCGCAGCCAACGTCCAGGTCGAAGAGGCACTCAGTGCGATCGGCGTCGCCCTCGAGACGGCCGGCCACCAGTATGCCGAGGCCGAGCAGATGACCCTCGGCCTGTTCCGCTGA
- a CDS encoding metal-dependent transcriptional regulator codes for MTDLIDTTEMYLRTILELEEENITPLRARISERLGHSGPTVSQTVGRMERDGLVVVTEDRSLELTDLGRQKAIDVMRKHRLAERLLSDVIGLDWAYVHDEACRWEHVMSEQVERRLVELLDHPTESPYGNPIPGLDQLGDVPALTFESGVVGLVRKLDAVGEPITGTIRRLAEPAQVDPELLQQLKGAGVLPGAHGSYRYNEGYVLVEMDGAEDGLELPVEVAGHIFLVDDRP; via the coding sequence ATGACTGATCTCATCGATACGACGGAGATGTACCTTCGTACGATCCTCGAACTCGAAGAAGAGAACATCACTCCGCTTCGGGCCCGGATATCCGAGCGTCTCGGGCATTCCGGTCCCACGGTGTCGCAGACTGTCGGGCGCATGGAGCGCGACGGACTGGTCGTCGTCACCGAGGATCGCAGCCTTGAGCTCACCGACCTCGGCCGCCAGAAGGCGATCGATGTCATGCGCAAGCATCGCCTCGCGGAGCGGTTGCTCTCTGACGTGATCGGACTCGATTGGGCCTACGTCCACGATGAGGCGTGCCGGTGGGAGCACGTCATGAGCGAGCAGGTCGAGCGCCGACTCGTCGAGCTGCTGGATCACCCGACCGAATCGCCGTACGGAAACCCGATACCGGGGCTCGATCAGCTCGGCGACGTGCCGGCGCTGACGTTCGAGTCCGGCGTCGTGGGGCTCGTTCGCAAGCTGGATGCCGTCGGCGAGCCCATCACCGGCACGATCCGCCGGCTTGCCGAGCCCGCCCAGGTCGACCCCGAGTTGCTGCAGCAGCTCAAGGGCGCGGGGGTTCTGCCCGGGGCTCACGGCAGCTACCGCTACAACGAGGGGTATGTTCTCGTCGAGATGGACGGCGCCGAGGACGGCCTCGAGCTGCCGGTCGAGGTAGCCGGCCACATCTTCCTCGTTGACGACCGTCCCTGA
- a CDS encoding EamA family transporter, whose protein sequence is MEDKRLRWILLTAIAPIAWGSTYFVTRQFLPADAPLWGALFRALPAGLILLLISRRLPHGVWWWRAAVLGVLNVGGFFVLVYVAGQRLPSSVAATVMSASAAAMMLLAWMLRRQRPRVLAVVGAGIGLVGVALLVGVGGEPVDGWGLAAAFAGMISSSLGFVLTGRWGNEIPGLTMASWQLTAGGLMLLPVALFVDGPPPALTPTSVLGFAYLSLVSTALAFTVWFAGLRRLPAATVGLVGLLNPVTGVALGVFLAGEPFGIAQTAGLLLVLTGIVLGVVTPRRAPVATPPAPGPTAALLTAAPAAALAGPPAADPSPGHSGSAPSRPGSEAAGPRPRV, encoded by the coding sequence ATGGAAGATAAAAGGCTGCGGTGGATCCTGCTGACTGCGATCGCCCCGATCGCATGGGGAAGCACGTACTTCGTCACGCGTCAGTTCCTGCCCGCCGACGCACCGCTGTGGGGAGCGCTGTTTCGCGCGCTCCCGGCGGGACTCATCCTGCTGCTGATCTCGCGCCGTCTTCCCCACGGGGTGTGGTGGTGGCGCGCGGCGGTGCTCGGAGTGCTCAACGTCGGCGGGTTCTTCGTGCTCGTCTATGTCGCCGGCCAGCGGCTCCCCTCGAGCGTCGCGGCGACCGTGATGTCGGCATCCGCCGCCGCCATGATGCTGCTCGCGTGGATGCTGCGCCGTCAGCGACCGCGCGTGCTCGCCGTTGTCGGAGCGGGTATCGGATTGGTGGGCGTCGCGCTGTTGGTCGGCGTCGGCGGAGAACCGGTCGACGGATGGGGACTTGCTGCGGCTTTCGCCGGCATGATCTCGTCATCGCTCGGCTTCGTGCTCACGGGACGGTGGGGCAACGAGATCCCGGGGCTCACGATGGCGTCGTGGCAGCTGACGGCGGGTGGGCTGATGCTGTTGCCGGTCGCGCTTTTCGTGGACGGCCCGCCGCCCGCGTTGACGCCGACGTCGGTGCTGGGTTTCGCGTACCTCTCGCTCGTCTCGACGGCGCTCGCGTTCACTGTCTGGTTCGCCGGGCTTCGGCGCTTGCCTGCCGCCACCGTGGGGCTCGTGGGGCTGCTCAATCCCGTCACAGGTGTCGCGCTCGGGGTCTTTCTCGCGGGGGAGCCCTTCGGAATCGCGCAGACCGCGGGGCTTCTGCTCGTGCTCACCGGGATCGTGCTGGGCGTGGTGACGCCGCGGCGGGCACCGGTGGCCACGCCACCTGCTCCGGGCCCGACGGCTGCGCTCCTGACTGCGGCGCCGGCGGCGGCTCTTGCAGGGCCTCCCGCAGCAGACCCTTCGCCCGGGCATAGCGGCTCCGCGCCGTCGAGGCCGGGATCCGAAGCAGCCGGGCCGCGTCCTCGAGTGTGA
- a CDS encoding cold-shock protein, whose protein sequence is MPTGKVRFYDEEKGFGFISSDEGQDVFLHATALPAGASVKAGTRLEFGIADGKRGPQALSVRVLEAPASLAKRSRKPADDMAIIIEDLVKLLDGVGGDLRRGRYPSSAHGAKVAAVLRKVADELDA, encoded by the coding sequence ATGCCCACCGGCAAGGTCAGGTTCTACGACGAGGAGAAGGGCTTCGGCTTCATCTCCTCCGACGAAGGACAGGATGTCTTCCTTCACGCCACCGCGTTGCCCGCTGGGGCCTCGGTGAAGGCTGGCACGCGCCTCGAGTTCGGCATCGCCGACGGAAAACGGGGTCCGCAGGCGTTGTCCGTTCGGGTGCTCGAGGCGCCGGCGAGTCTCGCCAAGCGCTCTCGTAAGCCCGCCGACGATATGGCGATCATCATCGAGGACCTCGTGAAGCTGCTCGACGGCGTCGGCGGAGATCTGCGACGCGGTCGCTACCCGAGCAGCGCACACGGTGCAAAGGTCGCCGCCGTGCTGCGCAAGGTAGCCGATGAACTCGACGCCTGA
- a CDS encoding sensor histidine kinase: MSSAPDKTDAVTGWWRSLSLRAKVTGVAVSILALGLLATGIGTTVFLRSQLLASVDTQVSQLAGAGVSALFDIDLLADPAFVPKTETVPTDYFVAIYNQDGDFVASAGGGRHNNEPDFPAQYLPTQTSVTQQQEPFTIPGTTPGTEFRAASALIEVKGTTVFYTQMIAVPLTTVTQTLATYLGIYSILSVITIVLGAVAIRLLVTLAFRSLTQVENTAMEIAAGDFGQRMTDIAPATEVGRLKTAINAMLGRIDAALAQRDATVRQMRRFVGDASHELRTPLVTVRGYAELYRMGAIRTDEDVAQSMERIEKEAMRMGLLVEDLLALARLDEKRDIEFAPIDLRPLARDAALDVRAASPQRPVAVIDTTIVEPTEPPAPQTETDTLETPKRPRSAFSLAGSILLRRRPRDARGIAPTTEQIVIAPLDLGPSSSAPVALPPIVLGEENRIRQVITNLIGNARRFTAEDSPIDLRVGVDAAAQSGWIEIVDHGEGIPDQIKDKIFQRFWRADTSRTRETGGSGLGLSIVASIVESLHGSVRVMDTPGGGATFRVGFPLACHLDPADHAFLETQPLERLPADLRSDPQD, encoded by the coding sequence GTGAGCAGCGCGCCCGACAAGACCGACGCCGTCACCGGGTGGTGGCGCAGTCTCAGCCTGCGCGCCAAGGTGACCGGTGTCGCGGTGTCCATCCTCGCCCTCGGGCTGCTGGCGACGGGTATCGGGACGACGGTCTTCCTGCGCAGCCAGCTGCTGGCGAGCGTTGATACGCAGGTCTCCCAGCTCGCCGGCGCGGGCGTGAGCGCCCTGTTCGACATCGATCTTCTCGCCGATCCCGCCTTCGTCCCGAAAACCGAGACCGTCCCGACGGACTATTTCGTCGCGATCTACAACCAGGATGGCGACTTCGTCGCGAGCGCCGGTGGAGGGCGGCACAACAACGAGCCCGACTTCCCCGCCCAGTACCTGCCGACCCAGACCTCGGTAACCCAGCAACAGGAACCGTTCACGATCCCCGGGACCACCCCCGGAACAGAGTTCCGCGCGGCATCGGCCCTCATCGAGGTGAAGGGCACCACCGTGTTCTACACCCAGATGATCGCTGTTCCGCTGACCACGGTGACTCAAACGCTCGCCACCTACCTCGGCATCTACAGCATCCTCTCGGTGATCACGATCGTGCTCGGTGCTGTCGCGATCCGACTGCTGGTCACCCTCGCATTCCGCAGCCTCACCCAGGTCGAGAACACGGCCATGGAGATCGCTGCCGGCGACTTCGGCCAGCGTATGACCGACATCGCCCCCGCCACGGAGGTCGGCAGACTCAAGACGGCGATCAACGCGATGCTCGGTCGCATCGATGCCGCACTGGCCCAGCGCGACGCCACGGTGCGCCAGATGCGCCGGTTCGTCGGCGACGCGTCGCACGAACTGCGCACACCGCTGGTCACGGTGCGCGGCTACGCCGAGCTGTACCGGATGGGCGCCATCCGCACCGACGAGGACGTCGCCCAGTCGATGGAGCGGATCGAGAAGGAAGCCATGCGGATGGGCCTGCTCGTGGAGGATCTGCTCGCCCTTGCCCGGCTCGATGAGAAACGCGACATCGAGTTCGCTCCGATCGATCTGCGCCCCCTCGCTCGGGATGCCGCGCTCGATGTCCGAGCTGCCTCTCCGCAGCGACCGGTCGCTGTCATCGACACGACCATCGTCGAACCGACGGAGCCACCGGCGCCGCAGACGGAGACCGACACGCTCGAGACGCCGAAGCGCCCACGATCAGCGTTCAGTCTCGCGGGCTCCATCCTGCTGCGCCGCCGGCCCCGGGACGCTCGCGGCATCGCGCCGACCACCGAACAGATCGTCATCGCGCCGCTGGATCTCGGCCCCTCCTCGTCTGCCCCCGTGGCGCTCCCGCCGATCGTGCTGGGCGAAGAGAACCGCATCCGCCAGGTGATCACGAACCTCATCGGAAACGCGCGCCGCTTCACCGCCGAGGACTCCCCCATCGACCTGCGTGTCGGGGTGGATGCGGCGGCCCAATCCGGCTGGATCGAGATCGTGGACCACGGCGAAGGCATCCCTGATCAGATCAAAGACAAGATCTTCCAGCGGTTCTGGCGCGCAGACACCTCGCGCACGCGAGAGACCGGCGGATCGGGACTCGGACTGTCGATCGTCGCGTCGATCGTGGAATCCCTGCACGGCTCTGTTCGCGTGATGGACACCCCGGGCGGGGGTGCCACCTTCCGCGTCGGCTTCCCCCTGGCCTGCCACCTCGACCCGGCCGATCACGCCTTCCTCGAGACACAGCCGCTGGAGCGGCTCCCCGCCGATCTGCGGAGCGACCCGCAGGACTGA
- a CDS encoding response regulator transcription factor produces MSAPRILVVDDEPNIRDLLMTSLKFAGYQVKAVANGAQTISAVLEEEPDLILLDVMLPDMNGFSVTKRLRGAGYTAPILFLTAKDETEDKITGLNAGGDDYVTKPFSLDEIVARIQAILRRTMQTDEESVIRAGELTMDQDTHDVSVGDVSIDLSPTEFKLLRYLMLNPNRVLSKSQILDHVWEYDFNGDAGIVESYISYLRRKIDPYSSEPLIQTKRGFGYMLKAGKSA; encoded by the coding sequence ATGAGCGCACCCCGCATCCTCGTCGTCGACGACGAGCCGAACATCCGAGACCTGCTGATGACGAGCCTCAAGTTCGCCGGCTACCAGGTCAAGGCCGTCGCCAACGGCGCCCAGACGATCTCGGCAGTTCTCGAAGAGGAACCCGACCTCATCCTGCTCGATGTCATGCTGCCCGACATGAACGGATTCAGCGTCACCAAGCGCCTCCGCGGCGCCGGGTACACCGCTCCGATCCTGTTCCTGACAGCCAAGGACGAGACCGAAGACAAGATCACCGGCCTGAACGCGGGCGGTGACGACTACGTCACCAAGCCGTTCAGCCTCGACGAGATCGTCGCCCGCATCCAGGCGATTCTGCGCCGCACAATGCAGACCGACGAAGAGTCCGTCATCCGCGCCGGCGAGCTGACGATGGACCAGGACACGCACGATGTCTCGGTCGGGGATGTCTCGATCGACCTGAGCCCCACCGAGTTCAAGCTGCTGCGCTACCTCATGCTGAACCCGAACCGCGTGCTCTCGAAGTCGCAGATCCTCGACCACGTCTGGGAGTACGACTTCAACGGCGACGCCGGCATCGTCGAGAGCTACATCTCGTACCTGCGGCGCAAGATCGACCCGTACTCGTCGGAGCCGCTGATCCAGACCAAGCGCGGATTCGGCTACATGCTGAAGGCCGGCAAGTCGGCGTGA